A genomic window from Schistocerca serialis cubense isolate TAMUIC-IGC-003099 chromosome 4, iqSchSeri2.2, whole genome shotgun sequence includes:
- the LOC126473802 gene encoding cuticle protein 16.5-like, translating to MNTLIVLSAILAVAVAKPGYLGAAPAAVVAPAAYAAPAVVAAPVHAGYAAYGPAPVAVRSDGYLADTPDVAVTKAAHLTAVAQTQARDAVVNGAAALAAHAAHAYAAHAYAAPAVAYAAPAPVAYAAPAAYAAPAAYAAPGALAAAAHLHAKAALLG from the exons ATGAACACCCTG ATCGTCCTTAGCGCCATCCTGGCCGTCGCCGTGGCTAAGCCCGGCTACctgggcgccgcccccgccgcagtCGTCGCCCCCgcggcctacgccgcccccgcggtGGTGGCCGCCCCCGTGCACGCCGGCTACGCCGCCTACGGCCCCGCCCCCGTCGCCGTCCGCTCCGACGGCTACCTGGCTGACACCCCTGACGTCGCCGTCACCAAAGCCGCCCACCTGACCGCCGTCGCCCAGACGCAGGCCCGTGACGCCGTCGTCAACGGCGCCGCCGCCCTGGCAGCCCACGCCGCCCACGCCTACGCCGCCCACGCTTACGCCGCCCCCGCTGTAGCGTACGCAGCTCCCGCTCCCGTGGCTTACGCCGCCCCCgctgcctacgccgcccccgctgccTACGCCGCCCCTGGCGCTCTCGCCGCTGCTGCCCACCTCCACGCTAAGGCTGCTCTGCTGGGCTGA